The Synergistaceae bacterium genome contains a region encoding:
- a CDS encoding Txe/YoeB family addiction module toxin: MNKIFSDVAWEDYCYWIENDRKFIRKINELLHDIERNGNEGIGRPEPLKYDLEGFWSRRINEEHRLIYSIEDNSIYIAKCRKHYT, translated from the coding sequence ATGAATAAAATTTTCTCAGACGTCGCATGGGAAGATTATTGTTATTGGATAGAGAATGACCGAAAATTTATTCGTAAAATCAATGAACTTCTTCACGACATAGAGCGAAATGGGAATGAAGGTATCGGGAGGCCTGAACCACTGAAGTACGACCTTGAAGGTTTTTGGAGTCGAAGAATTAATGAAGAGCACCGGCTAATATATAGTATCGAGGACAATTCGATATACATAGCAAAATGTAGAAAACATTACACTTAA
- a CDS encoding type II toxin-antitoxin system prevent-host-death family antitoxin, with amino-acid sequence MIAIDCSNIKNDFEKYCDVAVHDFETIIVTRGQNENVVVMSESEYNNIMENLYIRENKTDYARLLVSIEQLRRGDGQTKRLVDDE; translated from the coding sequence ATGATAGCAATTGATTGCTCTAACATAAAAAACGATTTTGAGAAATATTGTGATGTGGCGGTGCACGATTTTGAAACAATCATTGTCACGCGTGGGCAAAATGAAAACGTAGTTGTCATGTCGGAATCGGAATATAACAATATCATGGAAAATCTATACATTCGCGAAAATAAGACAGATTACGCGCGTTTACTGGTTTCTATTGAGCAATTAAGACGCGGTGACGGTCAGACTAAAAGGCTGGTGGATGATGAATAA